From the Rhodoferax mekongensis genome, one window contains:
- a CDS encoding tRNA threonylcarbamoyladenosine dehydratase: MDRLFGVQPAERLRNSHVAVVGIGGVGSWAAEALARSGIAALTLIDMDHVSESNINRQLHALTRTIGMSKIEAMRERIAEINPACRVALVDDFVDEDNWPAILGGQVDAVIDACDNVKAKVTMAAWSRETKVPLVSVGAAGGKRLAHLVDISDLSQTTHDPLLAQLRYRLRKAHGAPKDGKKMNVACVYSKEAVRGPDASCAVEGDGTLNCHGYGSLVSVTATFGMCAAGWVIDKLSASTHLASKKTL, translated from the coding sequence ATGGACCGGCTCTTTGGAGTTCAGCCGGCTGAGCGCTTGCGCAATTCGCATGTCGCTGTTGTAGGAATCGGCGGTGTAGGTTCCTGGGCTGCGGAAGCTCTTGCTCGGAGCGGAATTGCTGCGCTGACATTGATCGATATGGACCATGTGTCCGAATCAAACATCAACAGGCAGTTACATGCTCTGACCCGCACAATCGGTATGTCCAAGATCGAAGCGATGCGGGAACGCATTGCGGAGATCAATCCTGCCTGTCGTGTGGCGCTTGTCGACGACTTCGTTGATGAGGACAACTGGCCCGCAATTTTGGGTGGACAAGTAGATGCAGTCATTGATGCGTGTGACAACGTCAAGGCGAAAGTGACAATGGCTGCGTGGTCACGTGAGACCAAGGTCCCATTGGTGTCTGTCGGTGCCGCTGGTGGTAAGCGTCTGGCGCATCTCGTGGATATCTCTGATTTGAGTCAAACCACGCATGACCCCCTGTTGGCGCAGCTACGCTACCGCCTTCGGAAAGCACATGGGGCGCCCAAAGATGGAAAGAAAATGAATGTCGCCTGCGTGTACAGCAAGGAGGCCGTTCGTGGGCCAGATGCCTCCTGCGCTGTGGAAGGGGATGGAACGTTGAATTGCCACGGCTACGGTTCCTTGGTGAGTGTGACGGCCACCTTTGGAATGTGCGCAGCTGGTTGGGTTATCGATAAATTATCAGCCTCAACTCATTTAGCCTCAAAAAAGACGCTATAA